A region of the Canis aureus isolate CA01 chromosome 5, VMU_Caureus_v.1.0, whole genome shotgun sequence genome:
tgtctctgcctgtgtctctgcatctctctgtgtctctcatggataaataaataaaatcttaaaaaaaaaaaaaaagaaagaaagaaagaaagcccatgGAACTTTGAGGGCATGTTAAATTGTTTGGTAGGGTTGAAGCACATGGTATGAGGATATGCAAGGAGTGGGGGTTGGTGGCAGTTGAGAATCAGCAGGAACCAGATTTGAAAGAGACTTGTGTGCCTGGCCTAGGTGATGAGAAATGGCATGTAATTATTGAGTAGTTCTGGTCAGGGAATGGAGGAAGTTACTCTGGAGAAGTCTGAAAGGGAGGAACAGCATTAGGCTAAAAGATTTGAACCAGTTTCTAGCTCAAGTGTTGCTGGAGGCTTCTAGGTTTCAAGAACCATTCTTTCCTCTTGCTTTCCAAGGTTTGGGCTCCTTTCCTTTCAAAACCCGGAAGGAGCTGCAGAGTCGGAAAGCTAAGAGTGAAGCTTTCACTTTGGCCGATCTGAAGCAACTGCCAGAGCTGAACCCACCAGTGCTGATGCCCAACGGAAATGTGGGGACTCCTCTGCAGGTCTTTTTGGAGTTGATCCGGGCCTGCCGCCTACCCCCTCGGATCATCACCCAGCTACAGCTCCAGTTCCCTAAGACAGGCTCTTCCCGGCGCTATGGCAACGTTCCATTCAAGTATGAGGACTCAGAGACCGTGGAGCAGGAAGAGCTTGTGTACACAGCTGAAGGCGAAGAAATACCCCAAGGAACCAGCCTAGCCGACATACCAGTCAGCTCCCATGGAGagccagaggaggaaggggaaaacgaggaggaaggggaaaacgAGGAGGAAGAGTCACACTCAGATGATGTGAGTACGGTGAGCTACCCTGTCTTTGCTGGCAGCTTAGAGAGGGTAATAGAGCATTAATACTATCACTCTTCAACTGCATATTACAATAGTTCTAAACATGCAACCTTCTCAGGAGGGTTCCAGAGTTAGAACTCCCTGACATTGAATATAAAACTGCATTTGCATGTGCATATATGCATTTCTCTGAGGGGTTTTTATCAGAAGATTCTCAAAGGGGTCTTCTTTGCATTCTCTTAGAAGGAATGTGAGGAggttcctgttctttttttttttttttttttttaatttatttatgttagtcacagagagagagagagagagagagagcagagacataggcagagggagaagcaggctccatgcaccgggagcccaacgtgggattcgataccgggtctccaggatcgcgccctgggccaaaggcaggcgctaaaccgctgcaccacccagggatcccctaggagGTTCCTTTTCATAGATGAAAATGGACCATCCAAGAGATAAAAGTCTTGTAAGGAAATAGAGGCAGAGCTGAGATGTGAACTTGGTCCCCTTTGCTGCTTGTCTAACCTCTGTGTGCTTTCATTATGTGGCTGAGAAGTCACCTCGATTTTCTGACCTTGAGTCTGTGGCTTGGACACTAGCCTCCACTCTAATTTTATCAatgaaatagacatttcttctacttttttccaAATTTGGTTGTTCATCCATAAAATCAGGAAAGGTGTGATTTTTGGGGGggaaacttgtgtgtgtgtgcatactctgggtaaaaaaataattcatctgtGTCTTCAAAGCTGCCagcctggggacgcctgggtggctcagtggttgggcacctgccttcggctcgggtcatgatcccgggatccgggatcgagtcccacattgggttccctgagaggagcctgcttctccctttacctatgtctttctctcatgaataaataaataaatcttaaaaaaaaaaaaaaagctgccagcCCAGAGTTGCTAACATCTGTACCACATCCTTAGTGTAGTACCATCTGGACTTTTTCCCCAGCAGCTGTTCTGCAGCAGTGATACCTGGGGCCTCCTGGGAGTTTAACTAGGACAGGTGCCCCCAAGATTTCAAGTCCAGAGTCATCCTATCATTCTGCAATTCCTAGCATTTGTACACACAGGCTAGTGCAGGATTCCAGAGACACTCCAAGATCCATTTCCTGCTTTGAAAGAGTCTAAAATCTccctgaagagagagagaagcagtatCTGGAAAGGCTGTGTGGCATGGCAACCTGGGTTTGAACCCTGGCTCTACCATTCTCTTGATGTATTATCGTGGATCAATTCACTTTACTCCTCTGAACCCAGGTCTCCTCGTCTGTAGAACGGGAATGATGATACTTACCTCACAGCATTATTGGGCTGGTCAAAGGAGCTAAGTTATGAGAAGGGTCTGATACACAGTAGACAATAGGTATTAGTTGTTATCCCCTCTTTATGATGTAATGTATAGAGGCCTAAACAGTGTGTATCAAACTCCTCCAAACTGAGGAGTTTGGAGGCCAGCAAGAGTGCTGTGGGCCTCAGTGAAGGGGGCTTCATGTAGAACTGTACAACTTGAGGGATGAGGATTTGCCAGGTGAAGAAATGGTGGTGGAGGGCAGATATTTCCAGCAGGAAACAACATGGCTAAAAGCAGAGCGGTTAAGAGTCAGTCaggggatgctgggtggctcagcggtcgaacgtctgcctttggcccagggtgtgatccctggatccaagatcgagtcccacatcaggctccttgcagggagcctgcttctccctcagcctatgtctctgcctctccctccagctgtgtctctcatgaataaataaataaaaattaaaaaaacaaaaagtcggggcagccccggtggcacagtggtttagcaccgcctgcagcccggggtgtgatcctggagacctgggattgactcccacattgggcttcctgcatggagcttgctcctccctctgcctgtgtctctgcctctctctctcgctctctctgaataaataaacaaatacatcttaaaaaaaaaaaaaaaaagttgggcttGGGGTAGGGTGCCAAGTATGTTGAGGCACAGGGATGGAGAGATGTGTAGGGCAAGGCCTGGAGGACCAAATATGTGCTGCTTTCTaagagaaatttggaagaatGGAGCTGAGGGCCTGTCTCACAAGCCTCCTGTGCCAAGCTGCCCTCCATGCAGGCCTGAGGTCAGGAGGCTGGACAGGCAAGTCAcctctccccaccttctccaAGGACGACGACCGGGGTGAGGAGTGGGAGCGGCATGAAGCCCTGCATGAGGATGTGACTGGACAGGAGCGTACCACTGAGCGGCTCTTCGAGGAGGAGATAGAGCTCAAGTGGGAGAAGGGCGGGTCCGGCCTGGTGTTTTACACAGATGCCCAGTTCtggcaggaggaagaaggaggtaaggccagaggcaggggcaggagtgATCCCTGGTGCctttagtcagggttctccattCCACATGGTGGATTCTCTGGCAGTGAGGCCATATAAAGGGATATGGAAGAGGCTTACCTTGATTGTGAATGAGAGACCAGTCATCCTTTTTAGGGGTGGGAGGTTAGAggagtggagaaaaaaatgacacccccccccccccagaagagacttaaaaatacaatcaaaAGCTccaagatgggatgcctgggtggctcagcggttgagtgcctgtcttcagcccagggcgtgatcctagggtcccgggatcaagtcccacattaggctccctgcatggagccggcttctccctctgcctgtgtctctgcctctttctatatctctcatgaataaataaataaaatcttaaaaaaaaaaaaaaaacctccaagtTCTAAAACATATGTCTAAATTTAGATTGAATTCTGAACAGAACTGCGAGTCCTTAGCTTACTCTGTGCTTTTTATCTGCAGACTTTGATGAACAGACAGCCGATGACTGGGATGTGGATATGAGTGTGTACTACGACACAGGTACTGGGCCAGGGGTTGCAGTACGGGGAGGTAGAACTGGTGCCCTGGCCTTGCAGTGACACTTATGTGACACCCTGCTTAGCAGAGGCTGGGATGGAACCAGTTCCCTTGGGAGCCCACTGAGAGAGTTCCTCTCTTAAAAAATCTCCAGTTGTGTGCATTAAGTGCTGGTTGTGGACAgagtctttttcctttgtttgtggAGGAAGGATAGAGTCAGCCCTCAGAGAGCTCTGGTTCTGATGGGCAGGCCCTGGTAGAGTGGGAGGGTCAGGAGCTCAGGCTTTAAGAGTTTAGATTCTGGAGTCAAAAATGACCtaggtggggggtggtggtaggAAGGGAATTCCTGGGTTCTAATTTCATTCCTCACCTTTTGGCTGTATGACTTTTCTGTACCAATCTCCTCATTTGTAAGATGGGAAAGGCAGGGTTCCTATTCTTGGCCAGCGCCCAGTCTAatgagagaaataataataaagtaataaaacatgaggggcacctgggtagctcagttatttgagcatttgccttcagctcaggtcttgattccagagccctgggatccagccctgagccaggctccccactcagcaaggagtctgcccctcccccttgcacgtgctctctccctctctctctctcaaataaataaaaaataaaaataaggggatccctgggtggcgcagcggtttggcgcctgcctttggcccagggcgcgatcctggagacccaggatcgaatcccacatcaggctcccggtgcatggagcctgcctctccctctgcctatgtctctgcctctctctctttctctctctgtgactatcataaataaataaaaattaaaaaaaataaaataaaaataaaaaataaaaataaaaaataaaaataaataataaaataccctaAAGATGAAAGTGTAAATCTTGTGAGGAGGTCCTAGAAACctaatttttccccctttctgctGAGAGAGGCCCTTCTGCAAACTGAACTCTACTTTCTCAGATGGTGGAGACAAGGATGCTCGAGACTCTGTCCAAATGCGTCTGGAACGGAGACTTCGTGATGGCCAGGAGGATGGCTCTGTGATCAGATGCCAAGTGGGCACCTTTGAGCGCCATACCAAGGTAAGTGCTGTGCCTAGCCTGTTGActtatttttctccctccccattcctcacccctccccccccactccccacaagAATCCCATACTcttgagtcttctcttttccctGCACAGGGCATTGGACGCAAGGTGATGGAACGGCAGGGCTGGGCTGAGGGCCAGGGTCTGGGGAGCCAGTGCTCAGGGGTACCTGAGGCTCTGGATAGTGATGGCCAGCACCCTAGATGCAAGCGTGGATTGGGGTGAGTATGACCAAGGGACTTGGCCCCAGCTAGCCTTTCATCTGTACCCTGgtttcccccttccctctggttTTAGGATGGGTGCTAGAGACTCCTAGGGAATGAACTTCAAAGCAGAATTAGAAGGAAAAGGTAGATGTggcactatttctttttttagaacaAGCCCTAAGGCTTGACAGGATCCCTGATCTCCTGGGGGAGTCATACCCCCTGATCTGAGGAGTCTGGACTTCGTGATTGCCATTAGGGAGTGCCTATAAGTCACAGAATGGTGACAGTTGTTCTAAACTCTGTGTACTATTTAAACTGAAAACAGTATGTGAGACCCCAGGTTGCTGGCACTGTCAGtgaatagataaggaaactgaagagcAAAGATCCAAATTTAAAGGCTCTGTCTTGGGACAAACCAGACATGTAATAGCTGCTTCTCTGTCCTTTCCCAACCTATTAAGAGCAGCCCTCTGACCGTGAGCCCTTTTTAATGCAGGTACCATGGAGAGAAGCTACAGCCATTTGGGCAACTGAAGAGGCCTCGTGGAAGTGGCTTGGGGCTCATCTCTACCATCTATGATGAGCCCCTACCTCAAGACCAGGGGGAGTCGCTGCTCCGACGCCAGCCACCCACCAGCATGAAGTTTCGGTCGGACATGGCCTTTGTGAGGAGTTCCAGCTGTGCCTTGGACAACCCCTCAGAGCCTGAGTGACAGTTTTGGGGCCTTCCTTAGAATCACTCATACCTGCATAGTGGCAGCCCTCTGCCTTGGCCTTACCTCCCACCACAGCGCAAAGAACTTCGGGAGCAGCAATCTCTGCAGTGTGTTCAGGGTGCTTTATTTTGAACTTGCCTTCTGGCTCTCTACCTCAAGGGCATTCTTCCCAAAAGCCCCCCATCCTCCTCTTTTAATATTAGGACTTAAAGACCTTTCGTTGGCCTCCTAACCCAAGGCCGTTTGGTCTTGCCCACGTTGCCTCCCCCAGTACCTTGAAGAGCAGTATTGAATGAAGTTCTCAGCACAATCTtcgttgggggtggggggggggtgtcactaTAAAGGTCAGAAAGGCGGGGTAATGGACCTGGAAAGAGGACTCCTGGGCTTGGAAAAGTCAATCGTGGGGCGGGCGCTCCATCGCCAACCCCCGTAGCTGGCTGGGACCGGCAGCGGCAAGGCCGCGGGACGTGGCCCGGGTCTGCGACCTAACGGGATAATAAAAGTTTACCACCGAtctctctttttatcttgtgATTTGGACCGGGGGAAGGACGGGAAAAGCTGGGTTAGGGTCCCCCACCCCACGGCCATTCGCCGAGCGGGTAGAAACGCTCCGCGTGGCCACGCCCCTCGACGCCAAGTTGCGCCATCACCGTGGGGGCGGGACTTCCTCTCGGGCCGTCGCCGTT
Encoded here:
- the GPATCH3 gene encoding G patch domain-containing protein 3 produces the protein MAVPGEAEEEATVYLIVSGIPSGLRSAQLRSYFSQFREQRGCGFLCFHYRHRPERAPSQAAPDSALTPVGQVLAQTSVTDAHALSTRDSAPAQTRTCCCVISVRGAAQAQQLLRMYSGRRWLDSQGTWLPGRCFIRRLRLPTEASGLGSFPFKTRKELQSRKAKSEAFTLADLKQLPELNPPVLMPNGNVGTPLQVFLELIRACRLPPRIITQLQLQFPKTGSSRRYGNVPFKYEDSETVEQEELVYTAEGEEIPQGTSLADIPVSSHGEPEEEGENEEEGENEEEESHSDDDDDRGEEWERHEALHEDVTGQERTTERLFEEEIELKWEKGGSGLVFYTDAQFWQEEEGDFDEQTADDWDVDMSVYYDTDGGDKDARDSVQMRLERRLRDGQEDGSVIRCQVGTFERHTKGIGRKVMERQGWAEGQGLGSQCSGVPEALDSDGQHPRCKRGLGYHGEKLQPFGQLKRPRGSGLGLISTIYDEPLPQDQGESLLRRQPPTSMKFRSDMAFVRSSSCALDNPSEPE